A single genomic interval of Romboutsia ilealis harbors:
- the rpoB gene encoding DNA-directed RNA polymerase subunit beta, producing the protein MPHPVTIGKRTRMSFSKIKEIADVPNLIELQVDSYKWFIEEGLKEVFDDISPIEDYTGNLILEFVDYSLDDKPKYDIEECKDRDATYCAPLKVKVRLINKETGEIKEQEVFMGDFPLMTEKGTFVINGAERVIVSQLVRSPGVYYALERDKTGKKLISSTVIPNRGAWLEYETDSNDVISVRVDRTRKQPVTVLLRALGIGTDAEIIELLGEDERLAATLEKDNTKTVEEGLIEIYKKLRPGEPPTVESASSLLNALFFDAKRYDLAKVGRYKFNKKLALCYRIMNKISAEDVVNSETGEVFVKAGEKISYEVAKDIQNAGINVVTLLVEDEKVVKVIGNNFVDIKSHVDFDIDELEIKEKVHYPTLKEILETYSDEEEIKEAIKFRMKELIPKHILLDDIIASINYEFNLFHDIGNIDDIDHLGNRRIRSVGELLQNQVRIGLSRMERVIKERMTVQDMEAITPQALVNIRPVSAAIKEFFGSSQLSQFMDQNNPLSELTHKRRLSALGPGGLSRERAGFEVRDVHHSHYGRMCPIETPEGPNIGLINSLSTYAKINEFGFIESPYRKVEKETGKVTNEIHYLTADEEDLFIRAQANEPLEEDGTFVNKRVVCRTKNGAVELVPTHRVDYMDISPKQVVSIATAMIPFLENDDANRALMGANMQRQAVPLVRREAPVIGTGVEYRAAKDSGAVVVAKNSGIAERVTADEIIIKREDGVKDRYKLLKFKRSNAGTCINQAPIINKGDQIEKGDVIADGPATDLGEIALGRNMFVAFMTWEGYNYEDAILINEKLVKEDRLSTIHIEEYECEARDTKLGPEEITRDIPNVGESAIKNLDDRGIIRIGAEVDSGDILVGKVTPKGETELTAEERLLRAIFGEKAREVRDTSLKVPHGEGGIIVDVKVFTRENGDDLSPGVNELVRCYIAQKRKIKVGDKMAGRHGNKGVISRILPQEDMPFTEDGTPLDIVLNPQGIPSRMNIGQVLEVHLGLAAKALGWYVATSVFDGAKESDIRKALVQAGYPEDGKLTLYDGRTGETFDNRITVGYMYMLKLHHLVDDKLHARSTGPYSLVTQQPLGGKAQFGGQRFGEMEVWALEAYGAAHILQEILTVKSDDVVGRVRAYEAIVKGENIPEPGIPESFKVLIKELQSLCLDVKVLTEEDQEIEVRESLDADDTVEEFELDVVDNIDEVEQNHIIEEIDDEFIENDDEEIDSLDFEDDENFEELNYEDEDFDV; encoded by the coding sequence ATGCCACATCCTGTCACGATAGGTAAAAGGACTAGAATGAGCTTTTCTAAGATAAAGGAAATAGCTGACGTGCCAAATCTTATAGAACTACAAGTAGATTCTTATAAGTGGTTTATTGAAGAGGGTCTTAAAGAAGTATTTGATGATATTTCTCCGATAGAAGATTACACAGGTAATCTTATATTAGAATTCGTAGATTACTCTTTAGATGATAAGCCTAAATATGATATAGAAGAATGTAAAGATAGAGATGCTACATATTGTGCACCTCTAAAAGTAAAAGTAAGACTTATAAATAAGGAAACTGGAGAAATAAAAGAGCAAGAAGTATTCATGGGAGATTTCCCATTAATGACTGAAAAGGGTACTTTTGTTATCAACGGTGCAGAGAGAGTTATAGTAAGTCAATTAGTTAGATCTCCTGGAGTATATTATGCTCTAGAAAGAGATAAAACAGGGAAAAAGTTAATATCATCTACAGTTATACCAAACAGAGGTGCATGGTTAGAATATGAAACAGATTCAAATGATGTAATATCTGTTAGAGTTGATAGAACTAGAAAGCAACCAGTTACAGTTTTATTAAGAGCTCTAGGTATAGGTACAGATGCTGAAATAATCGAACTTTTAGGTGAAGATGAAAGATTAGCTGCAACTTTAGAAAAAGATAACACTAAAACAGTTGAAGAGGGTCTAATAGAAATATATAAGAAGCTAAGACCGGGCGAACCTCCAACAGTTGAAAGTGCATCTTCATTATTAAATGCATTATTCTTTGATGCGAAGAGATACGACCTAGCAAAAGTTGGTAGATATAAGTTTAATAAAAAGCTTGCTCTATGCTACAGAATAATGAACAAAATATCAGCTGAAGACGTAGTGAATTCTGAAACGGGAGAAGTATTTGTTAAAGCTGGTGAAAAAATAAGCTATGAAGTTGCTAAGGATATACAAAATGCAGGTATAAATGTAGTTACTTTATTAGTAGAAGATGAAAAAGTTGTTAAAGTTATAGGAAATAATTTTGTTGATATAAAATCACATGTTGATTTTGATATAGATGAATTAGAGATAAAAGAAAAAGTTCACTATCCGACTTTAAAAGAAATTTTAGAAACTTATAGTGATGAAGAAGAAATAAAAGAAGCTATTAAGTTCAGAATGAAAGAACTTATACCAAAGCATATATTATTAGATGATATAATAGCTTCTATAAATTATGAATTTAACTTATTCCATGATATTGGAAATATAGATGATATAGATCACTTAGGAAACAGAAGAATAAGATCTGTTGGTGAATTATTGCAGAACCAAGTTAGAATAGGTCTTTCTAGAATGGAAAGAGTTATAAAAGAAAGAATGACTGTTCAAGATATGGAAGCTATAACGCCACAAGCGTTAGTTAACATAAGACCAGTTTCTGCTGCGATAAAAGAGTTCTTTGGTAGTTCGCAGTTATCTCAGTTTATGGATCAAAACAACCCATTATCTGAGTTAACACACAAGAGAAGATTATCTGCATTAGGACCAGGAGGTCTTTCAAGAGAAAGAGCTGGATTCGAAGTGCGTGACGTTCATCATTCTCACTATGGAAGAATGTGTCCGATAGAGACGCCAGAAGGACCAAACATCGGTCTTATAAACTCATTATCTACTTATGCTAAAATAAATGAATTTGGATTTATAGAATCTCCTTATAGAAAAGTAGAGAAGGAAACTGGAAAAGTTACAAATGAAATACATTATTTAACTGCTGATGAAGAAGATTTATTCATAAGAGCTCAAGCAAATGAACCATTAGAAGAAGATGGTACTTTCGTAAATAAGAGAGTAGTATGCAGAACTAAAAATGGTGCTGTTGAACTAGTTCCAACTCATAGAGTTGATTATATGGATATATCTCCAAAACAAGTTGTTTCTATAGCAACTGCTATGATACCATTCTTAGAGAATGACGATGCCAACCGTGCTCTGATGGGAGCGAACATGCAACGTCAAGCAGTGCCTCTAGTTAGAAGAGAAGCACCAGTTATAGGTACAGGAGTTGAATATAGAGCAGCTAAAGACTCGGGTGCAGTTGTTGTTGCTAAGAACTCTGGTATAGCAGAGAGAGTAACAGCTGATGAAATAATAATAAAAAGAGAAGACGGAGTAAAAGATAGATACAAATTACTTAAGTTTAAACGTTCAAATGCAGGTACTTGTATAAATCAAGCTCCTATAATAAATAAAGGTGACCAAATAGAAAAGGGTGACGTTATAGCAGATGGACCAGCTACTGACCTTGGGGAAATAGCATTAGGTAGAAATATGTTCGTAGCGTTCATGACTTGGGAAGGTTACAACTACGAGGATGCTATCTTAATAAACGAAAAATTAGTTAAAGAAGATAGATTATCTACAATTCATATAGAAGAATATGAATGTGAAGCAAGAGATACTAAGCTTGGACCAGAGGAAATAACTAGAGATATACCTAACGTTGGAGAAAGTGCTATAAAGAACTTAGATGACAGAGGTATAATAAGAATAGGTGCTGAAGTAGATTCAGGAGATATATTAGTTGGTAAGGTAACTCCTAAAGGAGAAACTGAACTTACTGCTGAAGAAAGATTACTTCGTGCGATATTCGGAGAAAAAGCTAGAGAAGTTAGAGATACTTCACTTAAAGTTCCTCATGGTGAAGGTGGTATAATAGTAGACGTAAAAGTGTTTACTAGAGAAAATGGAGATGATTTATCTCCAGGAGTTAATGAACTTGTTAGATGTTATATAGCTCAAAAGAGAAAGATAAAAGTTGGAGATAAGATGGCCGGACGTCACGGTAATAAAGGGGTTATCTCAAGAATATTACCGCAAGAAGACATGCCGTTTACGGAAGATGGAACTCCGCTTGATATAGTTCTTAACCCGCAAGGTATACCGTCTCGTATGAACATCGGTCAGGTGTTAGAAGTTCATTTAGGACTTGCTGCTAAAGCTTTAGGATGGTATGTAGCTACATCTGTATTTGATGGAGCTAAAGAGTCAGATATAAGAAAAGCACTAGTGCAAGCTGGATACCCAGAAGATGGTAAATTAACTTTATATGATGGTAGAACGGGTGAAACTTTCGATAATAGAATAACGGTTGGATACATGTACATGTTAAAACTACATCACTTAGTTGATGATAAGTTACATGCGAGAAGTACAGGACCATACTCTTTAGTTACTCAACAACCATTAGGTGGTAAAGCACAATTTGGTGGACAAAGATTTGGAGAGATGGAAGTTTGGGCTCTAGAAGCATACGGGGCTGCTCACATACTTCAAGAAATACTTACTGTTAAATCGGATGATGTTGTAGGACGTGTTAGAGCGTACGAAGCTATAGTTAAAGGTGAGAATATACCTGAACCAGGAATACCAGAATCATTTAAGGTTCTTATAAAAGAACTTCAAAGTTTATGCTTAGATGTAAAAGTATTAACTGAAGAAGATCAAGAAATAGAAGTAAGAGAATCTTTAGATGCAGATGATACAGTTGAAGAGTTCGAATTAGATGTTGTAGATAACATAGATGAAGTAGAACAAAATCATATAATAGAAGAAATAGATGATGAATTCATTGAAAATGACGATGAAGAGATAGATAGTTTAGATTTTGAAGATGATGAAAACTTCGAAGAATTAAACTATGAAGATGAAGACTTTGATGTATAA